A window of the Lactuca sativa cultivar Salinas chromosome 5, Lsat_Salinas_v11, whole genome shotgun sequence genome harbors these coding sequences:
- the LOC128126112 gene encoding mannan endo-1,4-beta-mannosidase 4-like, protein MPGKGNAVLKGDCKGKCHPSTINDTFVETRTHHFMVNGKPLYFNGFNAYWLMCMASDPSTRVKVTDAFQESSKIGMNLVRTWAFSDGGNKPLQTSPGFYNEDMFKGLDFVISEAKKYGIHLILSLVNNWDDFGGKKQYVQWARDHGGQYLNSDDDFFTNVVVKGYYKNHLKTILTRRNSITGVDYKDDSTIFAWELMNEPRCQSDLSGKFLQEWIVEMAAEIKSIDKNHLLEIGLEGFYGESMPEKKQNNPGYEVGTDFITNNGVNNVDFATIHLYPDQWVPGASDEARAKFVEKWINAHIEDCDSILRKPLLIAEFGKSSWSLGYTVEARDEYFGGIFNTAYESARNRGSCSGTTFWQVMAEGMDNWGDGYQVVLDQNPFTAAIIAKQSQRISSLNSSTNLEFSPVAVEK, encoded by the exons ATGCCAGGAAAAGGAAATGCAGTTCTAAAAGGAGATTGCAAGGGTAAATGCCACCCGTCAACCATTAACGATACTTTTGTGGAGACAAGGACACATCATTTCATGGTTAATGGAAAGCCGTTGTATTTTAATGGCTTTAACGCCTACTGGTTAATGTGTATGGCTTCTGATCCATCTACAAGGGTGAAGGTCACAGATGCATTTCAAGAATCTTCCAAGATAGGAATGAACCTGGTTAGGACTTGGGCTTTTAGTGATGGTGGCAACAAACCCCTGCAAACCTCTCCCGGTTTTTACAATGAGGACATGTTTAAG GGATTGGATTTTGTGATATCAGAAGCGAAAAAGTATGGGATTCACTTGATTCTCAGCTTGGTTAATAACTGGGATGATTTTGGAGGTAAAAAACAATATGTTCAGTGGGCAAGGGATCATGGAGGACAATACTTGAATAGTGATGATGATTTCTTTACTAACGTTGTAGTTAAAGGATATTATAAGaatcatttgaag ACCATTCTTACGAGACGCAACTCAATCACCGGGGTTGACTACAAGGATGATTCCACCATCTTTGCATGGGAGCTAATGAACGAACCCCGCTGCCAGTCTGATCTATCAGGGAAATTTCTACAG GAATGGATAGTAGAAATGGCAGCTGAAATAAAGTCCATTGATAAGAACCATCTTCTCGAAATCGGACTTGAAGGGTTTTATGGGGAATCAATGCCTGAAAAGAAGCAAAACAATCCGGGCTATGAAGTAGGGACCGACTTCATTACAAACAACGGCGTCAACAATGTGGATTTTGCTACAATCCATCTGTATCCCGACCAATG GGTTCCGGGAGCTAGCGATGAAGCTCGAGCTAAATTTGTTGAAAAATGGATTAATGCACATATTGAGGATTGTGATTCCATCTTGAGAAAACCTTTACTGATTGCAGAATTTGGCAAGTCCTCTTGGTCTTTAGGTTACACCGTAGAAGCAAGGGATGAGTACTTTGGTGGGATATTCAACACGGCCTATGAAAGTGCAAGAAACCGGGGGTCGTGTTCAGGTACAACTTTTTGGCAAGTCATGGCGGAAGGAATGGATAACTGGGgtgatgggtaccaagttgtcttGGACCAAAACCCCTTCACTGCTGCAATAATTGCCAAGCAGTCTCAAAGAATTTCATCACTCAACTCTTCAACCAACCTAGAGTTCTCTCCCGTTGCTGTTGAAAAATAA
- the LOC128126111 gene encoding mannan endo-1,4-beta-mannosidase 4-like: MPGKGNAVLKGDCKGKCHPSTINDTFVETRTHHFMVNGKPLYFNGFNAYWLMCMASDPSTRVKVTDAFQESSKIGMNLVRTWAFSDGGNKPLQTSPGFYNEDMFKGLDFVISEAKKYGIHLILSLVNNWDDFGGKKQYVQWARDHGGQYLNSDDDFFTNVVVKGYYKNHLKTILTRRNSITGVDYKDDSTIFAWELMNEPRCQSDLSGKFLQEWIVEMAAEIKSIDKNHLLEIGLEGFYGESMPEKKQNNPGYEVGTDFITNNGVNNVDFATIHLYPDQWVPGASDEARAKFVEKWINAHIEDCDSILRKPLLIAEFGKSSWSLGYTVEARDEYFGGIFNTAYESARNRGSCSGTTFWQVMAEGMDNWGDGYQVVLDQNPSTAAIIAKQSQRISSLNSSTNLEFSPVAVEK; encoded by the exons ATGCCAGGAAAAGGAAATGCAGTTCTAAAAGGAGATTGCAAGGGTAAATGCCACCCGTCAACCATTAACGATACTTTTGTGGAGACAAGGACACATCATTTCATGGTTAATGGAAAGCCGTTGTATTTTAATGGCTTTAACGCCTACTGGTTAATGTGTATGGCTTCTGATCCATCTACAAGGGTGAAGGTCACAGATGCATTTCAAGAATCTTCCAAGATAGGAATGAACCTGGTTAGGACTTGGGCTTTTAGTGATGGTGGCAACAAACCCCTGCAAACCTCTCCCGGTTTTTACAATGAGGACATGTTTAAG GGATTGGATTTTGTGATATCAGAAGCGAAAAAGTATGGGATTCACTTGATTCTCAGCTTGGTTAATAACTGGGATGATTTTGGAGGTAAAAAACAATATGTTCAGTGGGCAAGGGATCATGGAGGACAATACTTGAATAGTGATGATGATTTCTTTACTAACGTTGTAGTTAAAGGATATTATAAGaatcatttgaag ACCATTCTTACGAGACGCAACTCAATCACCGGGGTTGACTACAAGGATGATTCCACCATCTTTGCATGGGAGCTAATGAACGAACCCCGCTGCCAGTCTGATCTATCAGGGAAATTTCTACAG GAATGGATAGTAGAAATGGCAGCTGAAATAAAGTCCATTGATAAGAACCATCTTCTCGAAATCGGACTTGAAGGGTTTTATGGGGAATCAATGCCTGAAAAGAAGCAAAACAATCCGGGCTATGAAGTAGGGACCGACTTCATTACAAACAACGGCGTCAACAATGTGGATTTTGCTACAATCCATCTGTATCCCGACCAATG GGTTCCGGGAGCTAGCGATGAAGCTCGAGCTAAATTTGTTGAAAAATGGATTAATGCACATATTGAGGATTGTGATTCCATCTTGAGAAAACCTTTACTGATTGCAGAATTTGGCAAGTCCTCTTGGTCTTTAGGTTACACCGTAGAAGCAAGGGATGAGTACTTTGGTGGGATATTCAACACGGCCTATGAAAGTGCAAGAAACCGGGGGTCGTGTTCAGGTACAACTTTTTGGCAAGTCATGGCGGAAGGAATGGATAACTGGGgtgatgggtaccaagttgtcttGGACCAAAACCCCTCCACTGCTGCAATAATTGCCAAGCAGTCTCAAAGAATTTCATCACTCAACTCTTCAACCAACCTAGAGTTCTCTCCCGTTGCTGTTGAAAAATAA